A single Botrytis cinerea B05.10 chromosome 1, complete sequence DNA region contains:
- the Bcboa10 gene encoding Bcboa10, with translation MENPVLIQKAPRRYKSAIPLFLFHDGGGTVLPYYFLESLNRNVWGVSYPHLNDGGTFEHGIKGMGELYAGYIRGKVSRGKVLLGGWSAGGSIAIQVAKCLENIPELCVAGIILLDTPFPDFPDWRPKNSPPVQFHIPVVPDQTAKSRLAQQQAVNDIIHALSVWELPTWENGRFRRPPPAVFIRALKVVPTEKVVEVDWFREEYALGWQKYPYNFIVEELRVDGDHFSIFTPSYLPELSTKLREALDLLDSKPETGILLDSKLNSSIVISAL, from the exons atgGAGAATCCAGTTTTAATCCAGAAAGCCCCTCGGCGATACAAATCTGCAATTCCATTATTCCTATTTCatgatggtggtggaacGGTTTTACCCTATTACTTCCTTGAAAGCTTAAACCGCAACGTATGGGGAGTATCATATCCACACCTCAATGATGGCGGTACTTTTGAACATGGTATCAAAGGAATGGGTGAGTTGTATGCTGGATACATCCGGGGTAAAGTCTCCAGAGGCAAAGTCCTACTTGGTG GTTGGTCTGCGGGCGGGTCAATAGCGATTCAAGTTGCAAAGTGCTTGGAGAATATTCCAGAACTTTGTGTCGCTGGAATAATCTTGTTAGATACGCCATTCCCTGATTTTCCGGACTGGCGACCAAAGAATTCACCACCAGTTCAGTTTCATATTCCAGTCGTACCGGATCAAACAGCAAAGAGTAGATTGGCACAGCAGCAAGCTGTGAATGATATTATCCATGCGCTCTCAGTCTGGGAGTTGCCAACTTGGGAAAACGGAAG ATTCAGACGACCGCCACCCGCTGTTTTTATAAGGGCACTCAAGGTAGTACCGACAGAGAAGGTTGTAGAGGTCGACTGGTTTCGTGAAGAATATGCTTTAGGTTGGCAAAAGTATCCGTACAACTTTATAGTTGAAGAGCTTCGAGTTGACGGTGATCATTTTAGCATCTTCACTCCTTCATAT CTACCGGAGTTGAGTACGAAATTGAGGGAAGCTCTGGATCTGCTAGATTCCAAACCAGAGACTGGCATATTACTGGATTCCAAGCTGAATAGTAGCATAGTAATTTCGGCTTTATGA
- the Bcboa15 gene encoding Bcboa15: protein MQAFYLDSEVWSSFDFTRQPSSVILSAEVLAYLDDVDETKRKYFSSTHTWMPIISKMRLNRLTDSAVGKTRVDIALLLLCMKLVPDGVAEDENKPSDLYLTAKQLCATLERNCLLTLRSLQANLLLAVYEVGHAIYPAAALTVGCCVRQGVALGLHNKDAPQLGGNVRSWVDWEERQRG from the coding sequence ATGCAGGCCTTCTATCTTGACTCCGAAGTCTGGTCATCATTCGACTTTACGCGTCAGCCCAGCAGTGTCATATTGTCTGCAGAAGTACTGGCATATCTTGACGATGTTGACGAGACAAAACGCAAATATTTCAGCTCCACGCATACCTGGATGCCCATTATTAGCAAGATGCGGCTCAACCGCTTGACAGATTCAGCGGTAGGGAAAACCAGAGTGGATATCGCATTGTTGCTTCTATGCATGAAGCTTGTGCCGGACGGCGTagctgaagatgaaaataagCCATCCGACCTGTATTTAACCGCAAAGCAGCTTTGTGCGACTCTGGAGCGTAATTGCCTGCTTACCTTGCGCTCCCTTCAGGCCAATCTTTTGTTAGCCGTGTATGAAGTGGGCCATGCTATCTATCCTGCTGCTGCATTGACTGTCGGTTGCTGCGTGAGACAAGGGGTCGCGCTCGGTCTGCACAACAAAGATGCCCCTCAATTGGGGGGTAATGTCCGCAGCTGGGTGGATTGGGAAGAGCGACAGcgtggatga
- the Bcboa12 gene encoding Bcboa12: MTSHRSESKATIKVRPPPSFIGGVQDKSWTPTPENWLYGAWYMTHTSQQYYWERTKNFVIQYEPVMNGVWPCTNQELVSLTPLNQPERIYTAFGIDSPIAGLDDAWLCQCTGHLSHISDHVAFLAWGADLQNVDWVVLYSTPLPGATVGLPAQVAIMSRERFGPDNTMVEAIKEALCAAGNSELTKLVDNLRPLLQEDLGSGRPTCEYHVVQNVDSLTRF, translated from the coding sequence ATGACAAGCCACAGATCCGAATCGAAAGCAACGATCAAAGTCCGACCACCTCCATCATTCATCGGCGGGGTGCAAGACAAATCATGGACTCCTACTCCAGAGAACTGGCTCTATGGAGCGTGGTACATGACCCATACTTCTCAACAATATTACTGGGAGCGTACGAAGAACTTTGTCATTCAATATGAACCGGTCATGAATGGAGTCTGGCCCTGTACAAACCAAGAGCTGGTATCTCTTACTCCCCTCAACCAGCCAGAACGTATTTACACCGCCTTTGGAATTGACTCCCCCATTGCTGGCCTCGATGATGCTTGGCTGTGCCAATGTACAGGACATCTGAGCCATATATCAGACCACGTTGCATTTCTGGCCTGGGGTGCCGACTTGCAAAATGTGGACTGGGTCGTGCTGTATTCAACTCCACTGCCAGGAGCTACAGTGGGTCTTCCTGCACAAGTTGCGATCATGAGTCGCGAACGTTTCGGTCCGGACAATACGATGGTGGAAGCAATCAAAGAAGCTCTTTGCGCTGCGGGCAATTCGGAGTTGACCAAGCTGGTGGATAATTTGCGGCCTTTGTTGCAAGAAGATCTCGGAAGTGGGCGGCCGACCTGTGAATACCACGTGGTACAAAATGTAGATTCTTTGACTAGATTCTGA
- the Bcboa10 gene encoding Bcboa10: MENPVLIQKAPRRYKSAIPLFLFHDGGGTVLPYYFLESLNRNVWGVSYPHLNDGGTFEHGIKGMGELYAGYIRGKVSRGKVLLGGWSAGGSIAIQVAKCLENIPELCVAGIILLDTPFPDFPDWRPKNSPPVQFHIPVVPDQTAKSRLAQQQAVNDIIHALSVWELPTWENGRRPPPAVFIRALKVVPTEKVVEVDWFREEYALGWQKYPYNFIVEELRVDGDHFSIFTPSYLPELSTKLREALDLLDSKPETGILLDSKLNSSIVISAL, translated from the exons atgGAGAATCCAGTTTTAATCCAGAAAGCCCCTCGGCGATACAAATCTGCAATTCCATTATTCCTATTTCatgatggtggtggaacGGTTTTACCCTATTACTTCCTTGAAAGCTTAAACCGCAACGTATGGGGAGTATCATATCCACACCTCAATGATGGCGGTACTTTTGAACATGGTATCAAAGGAATGGGTGAGTTGTATGCTGGATACATCCGGGGTAAAGTCTCCAGAGGCAAAGTCCTACTTGGTG GTTGGTCTGCGGGCGGGTCAATAGCGATTCAAGTTGCAAAGTGCTTGGAGAATATTCCAGAACTTTGTGTCGCTGGAATAATCTTGTTAGATACGCCATTCCCTGATTTTCCGGACTGGCGACCAAAGAATTCACCACCAGTTCAGTTTCATATTCCAGTCGTACCGGATCAAACAGCAAAGAGTAGATTGGCACAGCAGCAAGCTGTGAATGATATTATCCATGCGCTCTCAGTCTGGGAGTTGCCAACTTGGGAAAACGGAAG ACGACCGCCACCCGCTGTTTTTATAAGGGCACTCAAGGTAGTACCGACAGAGAAGGTTGTAGAGGTCGACTGGTTTCGTGAAGAATATGCTTTAGGTTGGCAAAAGTATCCGTACAACTTTATAGTTGAAGAGCTTCGAGTTGACGGTGATCATTTTAGCATCTTCACTCCTTCATAT CTACCGGAGTTGAGTACGAAATTGAGGGAAGCTCTGGATCTGCTAGATTCCAAACCAGAGACTGGCATATTACTGGATTCCAAGCTGAATAGTAGCATAGTAATTTCGGCTTTATGA
- the Bcboa16 gene encoding Bcboa16 has translation MHIILTGATGLVGSAVLVALRARPDVSRISILSRRPVPMLEGTNDSRIEVIIHDFKGYDCYPGTSTERECVCVGIGH, from the coding sequence ATGCATATCATTCTTACTGGCGCAACCGGGCTTGTTGGCTCCGCAGTTCTCGTTGCTTTGCGGGCCAGGCCTGATGTCTCCAGGATCTCGATTCTCAGCCGCAGACCTGTGCCTATGCTGGAAGGCACAAACGACAGCCGGATAGAGGTGATCATTCACGATTTCAAAGGCTACGACTGCTATCCAGGAACGTCTACGGAGCGCGAATGCGTGTGTGTGGGCATTGGGCACTAG
- the Bcboa13 gene encoding Bcboa13 yields MLIMASNNRPQKPPKLRHACNECHASKVRCSGERTGCRRCVYNQQKCTYSVSMVGKVQGHRRRAAVTGTAPRSGAQSLNINTSTEIISVANADVIHDEANGNDLNSKPNDVPVESSEGITSSPAHCSILPGGNNGKVTTSSAPENFSTSLESIDTSSLETPIIEHEFSWDFSSDERADALNSLALENPSNVDSMKNPEYGDFEYDFSIHEVPATSSSQDDSRSPKRQIADPIPISPVPKFYPSRKRTHSDLSEKQAQHAQNDLRWRSQSQSYKRPTISTQHHNHSFSREMYEYPESSASFDADCSFDRGSTSHSTTSQTNMNHQSMNRIPQTTQSNRISFTAQSHYMVSSMSSSVTHYEASWRFTSKCFIIISKLQKLLRDSSSLSLDVILATNKSAISELAQMFDSTLASNTARSTSPEDFFSIHSEIQPSNTCDTSLSTDFIPLMVYMIALKCIHDLYSQACFIFTQDDHRSRSLSTPSPRNTPSTSNSPFSNPFGLPQLDFGTFKIDIADQRRLFSEIIARELGNCLSACTRLRSYFLMQPGDISTSTGLIEEMFLGIEEGLQSMIKRVKI; encoded by the exons ATGTTAATTATGGCTTCAAACAACAGACCACAAAAACCTCCAAAGCTACGACATGCTTGTAATGAATGTCATGCATCTAAG GTCAGATGCAGCGGAGAACGTACAGGATGTCGACGGTGTGTATATAATCAACAAAAATGCACCTATAGTGTCTCCATGGTGGGAAAAGTGCAAGGCCATCGGAGGCGGGCAGCAGTGACAGGAACAGCTCCTAG ATCTGGTGCCCAGTCATTAAATATCAACACTTCAACAGAGATAATATCCGTGGCAAACGCGGACGTCATACATGATGAGGCCAACGGCAATGATTTGAACAGCAAGCCGAATGATGTACCTGTGGAAAGTAGTGAGGGCATAACTTCTTCACCTGCGCATTGCAGCATTCTTCCAGGGGGAAACAACGGCAAAGTTACCACAAGCTCGGCACCAGAGAATTTCTCGACGAGTTTGGAAAGCATAGATACATCATCTCTGGAGACTCCAATAATTGAACACGAATTCTCATGGGATTTTAGTTCTGACGAAAGAGCTGATGCCCTCAACTCGCTTGCGCTCGAGAACCCCTCGAATGTAGATAGCATGAAGAATCCGGAATACGGAGACTTCGAATATGACTTTTCGATTCATGAAGTTCCTGCGACTTCTAGCTCTCAAGATGATAGCAGGAGTCCCAAGAGGCAAATTGCTGATCCAATACCGATTTCACCAGTTCCTAAATTCTATCCTTCTCGGAAAAGGACTCATTCCGACTTGTCGGAAAAACAAGCTCAACACGCACAAAACGATTTGCGATGGAGatctcaatcccaatcaTATAAGCGTCCAACAATTTCAACACAGCATCATAATCATAGCTTCTCTCGTGAGATGTATGAGTATCCGGAGAGTAGTGCTTCCTTCGATGCAGATTGTAGTTTTGATCGAGGTTCCACCTCCCACTCTACGACGAGTCAAACGAATATGAACCACCAAAGTATGAATCGAATACCACAGACTACACAGAGTAACAGAATCTCATTTACAGCCCAATCTCATTACATGGTCTCTTCCATGTCCTCCTCGGTCACACATTATGAAGCTTCTTGGCGCTTCACATCAAAATGCTTCATTATAATCAGCAAACTCCAGAAATTACTTCGAGATTCATCTTCGCTATCTCTAGATGTAATCCTTGCTACGAACAAAAGTGCAATATCTGAGCTGGCTCAAATGTTTGATAGCACATTGGCTTCAAACACAGCAAGAAGCACAAGCCCGGAAgactttttttctattcacTCTGAGATTCAACCAAGTAATACCTGTGATACGTCACTATCTACAGATTTCATCCCTTTAATGGTTTATATGATCGCGCTAAAATGCATCCACGATCTCTACTCACAAGCCTGCTTCATTTTTACTCAAGACGACCATCGAAGTCGCTCACTCTCCACTCCATCACCTCGAAACACTCCCTCCACCTCtaattctccattttcaaatcctttcGGGCTTCCACAACTCGATTTTGGCACATTCAAAATCGACATTGCTGATCAAAGGAGACTATTTTCAGAAATTATAGCAAGGGAGCTTGGAAATTGCCTGAGTGCTTGTACGAGACTAAGGAGTTATTTCTTGATGCAGCCGGGTGATATAAGTACTTCGACAGGGTTGATAGAAGAGATGTTTTTGGGTATCGAAGAGGGGTTGCAGTCGATGATAAAGCGGGTCAAGATCTGA
- the Bcboa17 gene encoding Bcboa17 → MTKIWFITGSSRGLGLAIAEAALNNGDSVIATARKPEQLTNLVNKFGKERVFPVALDVTDNNQVLQAVKSGHEKFGRIDVVINNAGYANTAAVEDIDVDDFCAQVEANLMGVVYVSKAVLPILRQQKSGHIFQVSSLGGRIGAPGLSAYQSAKWAVGGFSTVLAQEVASFGIKITVLEPGGIRTDWAGSSMQVPTVSEPYQATVGAFAESLRKSSGSEVSIPSKIANIVLKVLGEKEPPLRLLVGPDAVEYAGKAAEVLSASDEKWRELSLASA, encoded by the coding sequence ATGACAAAAATCTGGTTCATCACAGGGTCTTCTCGTGGTCTCGGCCTTGCCATTGCCGAAGCTGCTCTCAACAATGGAGACTCTGTCATCGCTACCGCTCGTAAGCCGGAGCAGCTTACCAATTTAGTCAATAAGTTTGGCAAGGAGCGCGTCTTCCCAGTCGCTCTCGACGTGACCGACAATAATCAAGTCCTCCAAGCCGTTAAGTCCGGACATGAGAAATTCGGTCGAATCGATGTCGTCATCAACAATGCAGGATATGCCAACACTGCCgctgttgaagatattgacGTTGATGACTTTTGCGCTCAAGTGGAGGCCAACCTGATGGGCGTAGTCTACGTCTCTAAGGCCGTGCTCCCCATCCTTCGTCAGCAGAAGTCAGGACATATTTTCCAAGTGTCTTCGCTTGGAGGCCGTATCGGTGCTCCTGGTCTTTCGGCTTACCAATCTGCAAAATGGGCCGTTGGTGGATTCTCTACGGTTCTGGCCCAAGAGGTGGCTTCGTTTGGGATTAAGATCACCGTTCTTGAACCTGGTGGTATTCGAACCGATTGGGCCGGCTCATCCATGCAGGTACCTACAGTAAGCGAGCCGTACCAAGCGACGGTTGGCGCCTTTGCCGAATCTCTTCGCAAGTCATCTGGATCCGAGGTGTCTATCCCGAGCAAGATTGCAAACATTGTGCTTAAGGTTTTGGGTGAAAAAGAGCCTCCTTTACGCCTTCTTGTTGGACCTGATGCGGTCGAATATGCTGGAAAGGCTGCCGAGGTACTCAGTGCATCTGATGAAAAATGGCGCGAGCTGAGCCTTGCTTCAGCCTAG
- the Bcboa13 gene encoding Bcboa13 → MSPPQKPPKLRHACNECHASKVRCSGERTGCRRCVYNQQKCTYSVSMVGKVQGHRRRAAVTGTAPRSGAQSLNINTSTEIISVANADVIHDEANGNDLNSKPNDVPVESSEGITSSPAHCSILPGGNNGKVTTSSAPENFSTSLESIDTSSLETPIIEHEFSWDFSSDERADALNSLALENPSNVDSMKNPEYGDFEYDFSIHEVPATSSSQDDSRSPKRQIADPIPISPVPKFYPSRKRTHSDLSEKQAQHAQNDLRWRSQSQSYKRPTISTQHHNHSFSREMYEYPESSASFDADCSFDRGSTSHSTTSQTNMNHQSMNRIPQTTQSNRISFTAQSHYMVSSMSSSVTHYEASWRFTSKCFIIISKLQKLLRDSSSLSLDVILATNKSAISELAQMFDSTLASNTARSTSPEDFFSIHSEIQPSNTCDTSLSTDFIPLMVYMIALKCIHDLYSQACFIFTQDDHRSRSLSTPSPRNTPSTSNSPFSNPFGLPQLDFGTFKIDIADQRRLFSEIIARELGNCLSACTRLRSYFLMQPGDISTSTGLIEEMFLGIEEGLQSMIKRVKI, encoded by the exons ATGTCACC ACCACAAAAACCTCCAAAGCTACGACATGCTTGTAATGAATGTCATGCATCTAAG GTCAGATGCAGCGGAGAACGTACAGGATGTCGACGGTGTGTATATAATCAACAAAAATGCACCTATAGTGTCTCCATGGTGGGAAAAGTGCAAGGCCATCGGAGGCGGGCAGCAGTGACAGGAACAGCTCCTAG ATCTGGTGCCCAGTCATTAAATATCAACACTTCAACAGAGATAATATCCGTGGCAAACGCGGACGTCATACATGATGAGGCCAACGGCAATGATTTGAACAGCAAGCCGAATGATGTACCTGTGGAAAGTAGTGAGGGCATAACTTCTTCACCTGCGCATTGCAGCATTCTTCCAGGGGGAAACAACGGCAAAGTTACCACAAGCTCGGCACCAGAGAATTTCTCGACGAGTTTGGAAAGCATAGATACATCATCTCTGGAGACTCCAATAATTGAACACGAATTCTCATGGGATTTTAGTTCTGACGAAAGAGCTGATGCCCTCAACTCGCTTGCGCTCGAGAACCCCTCGAATGTAGATAGCATGAAGAATCCGGAATACGGAGACTTCGAATATGACTTTTCGATTCATGAAGTTCCTGCGACTTCTAGCTCTCAAGATGATAGCAGGAGTCCCAAGAGGCAAATTGCTGATCCAATACCGATTTCACCAGTTCCTAAATTCTATCCTTCTCGGAAAAGGACTCATTCCGACTTGTCGGAAAAACAAGCTCAACACGCACAAAACGATTTGCGATGGAGatctcaatcccaatcaTATAAGCGTCCAACAATTTCAACACAGCATCATAATCATAGCTTCTCTCGTGAGATGTATGAGTATCCGGAGAGTAGTGCTTCCTTCGATGCAGATTGTAGTTTTGATCGAGGTTCCACCTCCCACTCTACGACGAGTCAAACGAATATGAACCACCAAAGTATGAATCGAATACCACAGACTACACAGAGTAACAGAATCTCATTTACAGCCCAATCTCATTACATGGTCTCTTCCATGTCCTCCTCGGTCACACATTATGAAGCTTCTTGGCGCTTCACATCAAAATGCTTCATTATAATCAGCAAACTCCAGAAATTACTTCGAGATTCATCTTCGCTATCTCTAGATGTAATCCTTGCTACGAACAAAAGTGCAATATCTGAGCTGGCTCAAATGTTTGATAGCACATTGGCTTCAAACACAGCAAGAAGCACAAGCCCGGAAgactttttttctattcacTCTGAGATTCAACCAAGTAATACCTGTGATACGTCACTATCTACAGATTTCATCCCTTTAATGGTTTATATGATCGCGCTAAAATGCATCCACGATCTCTACTCACAAGCCTGCTTCATTTTTACTCAAGACGACCATCGAAGTCGCTCACTCTCCACTCCATCACCTCGAAACACTCCCTCCACCTCtaattctccattttcaaatcctttcGGGCTTCCACAACTCGATTTTGGCACATTCAAAATCGACATTGCTGATCAAAGGAGACTATTTTCAGAAATTATAGCAAGGGAGCTTGGAAATTGCCTGAGTGCTTGTACGAGACTAAGGAGTTATTTCTTGATGCAGCCGGGTGATATAAGTACTTCGACAGGGTTGATAGAAGAGATGTTTTTGGGTATCGAAGAGGGGTTGCAGTCGATGATAAAGCGGGTCAAGATCTGA
- the Bcboa11 gene encoding Bcboa11 — protein MASATKTLITELTPLDHLMPRTYVIGMNYIWPISRRSNIEDIHKHLKRGLEQTIKEIPFLGGSVVPTGSPGKFCIETLPGDFEGNQLIFNDLRTGSGNSWPNSYKNLRKARFPSTLFTDDCLSPVKGYMTRERLPVIAAQANFIDGGLILHLSVLHTACDVLAWNNILSILSKNVKASWPTEAEVSLNDDLQDYKVLPSFLDRSPLMRGNLNVERMDVREYKLQLANSKLEDPRNHLINPPPKSITEMENALFCISNSKLGELRDSISAEGSATSWLTVNDALAALMWCCVNRARISNGSQKLLRGNLSVAYDGRTVLDPPLPKRFMGNSALGFPITLDIHPKSVFEAALAISESRNDFNDKHIRDIIGFLDGLGDITQERVSYAKTLNPILVISNLKDMGFYEQDWGGSLGFPDALRMANPFLDYIPRVVPMPAQRNGNVYLIVWIEKSAAKRLREDETWNKWITPVFE, from the coding sequence ATGGCTTCCGCGACCAAAACTTTAATCACTGAGTTGACGCCACTAGATCACCTCATGCCTCGAACATATGTAATCGGTATGAATTACATTTGGCCAATCTCTCGCCGCAGTAACATTGAAGATATCCATAAACACTTGAAGCGCGGTTTGGAGCAGACTATAAAGGAAATCCCTTTTCTTGGCGGGTCTGTCGTCCCTACGGGTTCTCCTGGAAAGTTTTGCATCGAAACTTTACCTGGAGATTTCGAAGgaaatcaattgatattcaatgaTCTCCGTACCGGAAGTGGGAATTCATGGCCAAATTCATACAAGAATTTAAGAAAGGCAAGGTTTCCGAGTACTCTCTTCACAGACGACTGCCTCAGTCCAGTGAAAGGGTATATGACTCGGGAAAGACTGCCAGTTATAGCTGCTCAGGCAAACTTCATTGATGGAGGATTGATTCTTCATCTGAGTGTCCTTCATACAGCATGTGATGTACTTGCCTGGAATAACATCCTCTCTATTCTATCGAAGAACGTGAAAGCTTCTTGGCCCACCGAAGCCGAAGTGTCCCTCAATGACGACTTGCAAGACTACAAGGTCTTACCTAGCTTTCTTGATAGATCCCCACTCATGCGCGGAAATCTTAACGTTGAGCGAATGGATGTTCGAGAATACAAGCTACAACTTGCCAATTCAAAGCTCGAAGATCCGAGAAATCACCTTATCAACCCTCCCCCAAAGTCAATTACTGAGATGGAAAATGCCCTCTTCTGCATTTCCAACTCAAAATTGGGAGAGCTCAGAGATTCTATCTCAGCAGAAGGTTCAGCAACATCCTGGTTAACAGTGAACGATGCACTGGCTGCGTTAATGTGGTGTTGCGTCAACCGTGCCAGAATATCGAACGGGAGCCAAAAACTTTTACGGGGAAATTTATCTGTTGCATATGATGGTCGAACAGTTCTTGATCCACCACTGCCCAAGAGATTTATGGGAAATTCCGCTCTGGGGTTTCCCATCACCCTTGATATTCATCCAAAGTCCGTTTTTGAAGCAGCACTTGCTATCTCCGAGTCACGAAACGATTTTAATGATAAGCATATAAGAGACATTATCGGGTTCTTAGATGGCTTGGGCGATATTACGCAGGAACGTGTATCATATGCCAAGACTCTAAATCCTATTTTGGTCATTAGTAATTTGAAAGATATGGGGTTTTATGAGCAGGACTGGGGTGGAAGTTTGGGATTTCCGGATGCTTTGAGGATGGCCAATCCTTTCTTAGACTACATTCCTAGAGTAGTACCGATGCCGGCACAGCGGAATGGGAATGtatatttgattgtttggatCGAGAAATCAGCAGCCAAGAGATTGAGGGAGGACGAAACTTGGAACAAATGGATTACGCCTGTATTCGAGTAA